The Ruminococcaceae bacterium R-25 DNA segment TGATTGATGTAGGTATAAGCGAAAATAGAATCCGTCATATACTGGCCTGCGACAGTATATTTTCCGTCATTTACAGCAAGAGTAAATCTTACGGGCGGAGCATCAGCATCCCTGTCTTTTGAATAGCAGAGCTCAACAACGTCCATATCTCCGTATTCGTCGATAGTCTTATACTCTTCACCTGCATCAGCATCGATCGACGCGAAATAATGCGCCTTCTCGGTGTCGGTCAAAAACCTGAATGAGTCAGGCGTACCGTGTGCCTGAGAAGTCTTGCGAAGTACCATGCAGTACTGGGCAAAAACGGAATATGAGATATCGTCAAGCTGGCTTTCAGGGATCGCCGAAAACGAATCGGAAACATTTTTCTCGTTCATTATCGCTACTGTGATTATCCTTGCGAGCTCGGATTTTGAGAGTTCTTTCTGCGACTGTTTAAAGCCTCTGCGAAGTCCCTTAATGAAATCACATCCTGTAAGGCAGGTGCACATTCCGGAAATCAGTGTAACGCTCAAGATAACAGCAAGGACCTTAACTAAAGATCCCTTAAAAGTCTTTGCGCTGTTACCTCTAAATATCACTTATCAGCCCTCTTTATGTCTCTTTGCCTGTGCCTCGAAAAGCACTACTCCGGCTGCAACTGCAGCGTTCAAGCTGTTTACGTGGCCGGTCATGGGGATCGAAACCGTGAAATCACAACACTTCCTTACCCCATCTCTCATGCCGTCGCCTTCACTGCCGATAACGACTACGAGATTGCCCGAATAATCGGCATCATGGTATTCATAATCGGCATTCATATCAGTACCGCAGACCCAGAAGTTTTCCTTCTCCTTGAGCCTTGTAAGCGTCTGCGCAAGGTTAGTAACTCTTGCTACAGGAACATATTCGATAGCGCCTGCGGATGCCTTTGCGACCATCGAATCCAAAGATACTGATCTTCTCTCAGGAATAATGACGCCGTCAACGCCGCAGCAGTCAGAGATCCTAAGGATAGAACCAAGATTATAGGCGTCCTTGATCTCATCTAATGCAACTAACAGAGCCGGTCTGCCCTCATCCCTGCACTTACCGATTATCTCATCAAGATCGGCATATTTATGAGGTGCTACTGAGGCAATTACGCCCTGATGGTTATGAGTGCTGCTCATCTTATCGAGGATCTGCCTTGTAGCCCTCGTAACGATTATTCCGCGCTTGTTAGCTTCGTCCAGGATCCTGATAAGGCCATGATCTAACGGCTTATCACCTTCAGGCTTTAAGATCCAGATCTTATTGAAATCTCTTCCGGCCTGCAAAGCTTCGGTTACGGCATTTCTGCCCTCCAACTTATCTGTGGAACCCTGCTCAGTAAAAGCATCGTCCTCACGCTCGCGCTTAAAATCGGGGCGTTCACGCTTAAAGTCGGACCTTGCTCCTCTTGCAGGTCTGTTATCGGGCTTTCTGTCCTGGTTAAAACGTCTCTTGCCTTTGTCCAAAGTTTATTCCTTCTCTTCCGTTTCTTCAGTATCTGTTTTCGGCTCATTTTTGATAACGCCGTCGCAGATATCAAAACTCTTATAGATCAGATATTCCATTCTGGGCTCTTCGTTATTGAGGAAGAGATATCCCAGAAGCGCTTCAAATCCTGTTGCGTACATGTAGTCAGCATGATTCGCATTTTTCGAGACTGCATGCGGATTGGAATTCTTACCTCTCCTGAAGTAATCAGCTTCCTTCTCCGTAAGCTCGTCCTGCAAAAGTCTCGCACTGTATGCCTGAGCCTCGGCAGATACATAATGAACAGTGTTGTTATGCATCTTATTGTTGCTGCCCGCGCCTAATGTCGCTGACTTGCAGCGCGCATAAAGCTCATAGATCGAATCGCCGATGTAAGCTAAAACAAGCGGCGATACTTCTCTGAGATCAGCAGCAATAAACGGCTTTATCATCAGTTCGCCTTCTCGATCTTATATCCGCCGGGTACGTCCTTAACAGTGTAGCCCTTTGATTGGATCTCGTCCCTGATGCGGTCAGCCTCAGCGTAATCCTTGGCTTTCTTAGCCTCTGCACGCTTATTTGCAAGTTCCGTAATCTCTTCAGGTATCTCATCTTCAAGATCCAACAGGATTCCGAGAACGCCTGTGAGCTCAACGATCTTATCTCTTGCAGCTTTGAGCATCTCAGCTGAAACCTTAGCTTCCTGAGCACTTGTATTTGTCTGGCGTACGAGGTTAAAGATATCGGTAATGGCATCAGCACTGTTGAGGTCATCGTCCATATGAGCTACGAAGCTCTCGCCTGCTGCCTTGATCACATCTTCCAATACCTTGTCAGCCTCAGCGTCACCTTCGAATTTGCTATTTGCCAATAAGAAGTCAGCATTTCTTACGCAGTTGGAGATTCTTCCGAGGCTCGTCTGTGCAGCTGCCAAAAGCTCATCAGAGAAATTGATGGGGCTTCTGTAATGGCCGAGCAGGATGAAGAATCTGATTACGTTGTAAGGATACTTCTTAACGATGTCTCTGATCGTGAAAAAGTTGCCCAATGACTTACTCATCTTTTCGCCGTCAATGTTAACGAAAGCATTGTGGACAAAATAATTGCAGAATGTGCAGCCGTTTGCAGCCTCGCTCTGCGCGATCTCGTTTTCGTGATGCGGGAAGATAAGATCCTGTCCGCCGCCGTGAATATCGATAGTATCGCCAAGATATTGCTTGATCATGGCAGAGCACTCAATGTGCCAGCCCGGTCTTCCTTCGCCCCAAGGTGAACCCCATGAAGGCTCGCCCTCTTTCTTGAACTTCCATACAGCGAAATCGCCCGGATTCTTCTTGCCTTCGTAAGATGCCTTGCGCTCACCGCCGCCTGCTTCGAGCTCGTCGAGATTATAGTGTGAGAGCTTGCCGTAATCAGATTTCTTGGAAACGTCATAGTAAACGCCGTCGCCTTCGATGATGTAAGTGTAGCCGTTTTTCTCCATAGCCTTGATGAGACCGATAATAGCCTTCATAGACTGGGTGGCTCTGGGCTGGAATGTCTGGCGCTTGATATTGAGGCCGTCAGCGTCAACGTAGTATTCCTTGATGAAACGGTCAGCGAGCTGCTCTACAGTGATGCCTTCCTCGTTTGCGCGCTTGATCATCTTATCGTCGATATCAGTGAAGTTCTGGACGAAGGTTACGTCATAACCTCTGTATTCCAGATATCTTGCAAGCGTATCGAAAGTAACAAACGGCCTTGCGTTGCCAAGATGGAAATAGTTATAGACCGTAGGGCCGCACGCATACATCTTGACCTTGCCTTCTTCAATAGGCTTGAAATCTTCCTTATATCTTGTGAGTGTGTTGTAAAGTTTCATATTAAAAAATCTCCTTTTCGAGTTAAATCATTAAGCCTGTCAGTTTAAGATTCAACATCGGCAGGATCTGAAATTTATAAATTTTTGGTATAAAAAAACAGCACCAGCCACACTAAAAGCGGCCGGGCCGGAAGATGCCAGATTATTTGCATCGATATATTGTTCCATCATAATCTCCTTAAAAACCCCCGAAACACAACGGACTCTGATTGACACCCGGAAATCCAGGGCGGTGCTCAGGTATCAGATCTCAATAGTCCAACTTACAAGGCTTTACATCAAAAAGACAGGCCCAAGCTCCTTATTATGTCATGTAGGTCCAATTTAGAGGCCGCCATGCTCGAGTTGATTATATTTTAATATAAAAAGCGGGATATGCCAAACTGCGATTGCCGCGATTTTGGAATATCCCGCTTAAGTTCTTTTTCGTAAAGTTTAGTTGCTCTTATACTTTCAGCTCAACTTCACTTACCTCAAGGTCATCCTTGTGCGCAGCAATTAACGGCCTGACACACTCTGTAAGGAATGCATCGACCTGCTCAGGACATCGACCGATGTAAAGCTTGGCATCTCTGAGCTTAAGGAGCTCATCCATTGTCATGCCGAACTTGGGATCAGCTGCGATCCTCTCGAGAAGATCATTGGGCTTGCCCTCATTCTTAACAACAGAACCTGCCTGCATAGAAAGCTGGCGGATCTCCTCGTGGAGTTCCTGACGGTTTCCGCCCTTCTTTGTTGCCTCCATCATGATATTCTCTGTCATCATGAAAGGCAGCTCATCATTGATGTGCTTTTCAATAATCTTGGGATATACGACAAGACCGGAAACAACGTTTGTATAGATACCGAGGATTGCATCAACTGCGAGGAATGCCTCAGGTACTGAGATTCTCTTATTTGCAGAGTCATCCAAAGTTCTCTCGAACCACTGCTCTGAAGATGTCATAGCAGGATTAAGAACATCTGCTATCACATATCTGGAAAGTGATGCGATTCTCTCGGATCTCATCGGATTTCTCTTGTAAGCCATAGCGGAAGATCCGATCTGGTTCTTTTCGAAAGGCTCTTCGATCTCCTTCAGGTGCTGGAGAAGTCTGATATCGTTGGAGAACTTGTGAGCGCTCTGAGCGATAGCTGCAAGAGCTGAAAGAACCGTGTAATCGATCTTTCTGGAATATGTCTGGCCGGATACATAGTAAGACTGCTCAAAGCCCATCTTCTGGCAGATCTTCTTGTCGAGCTCGACACACTTTTCGTGATCGCCGTCGAAAAGATCATAGAAAGAAGCCTGTGTACCTGTTGTACCCTTGCATCCGAGAAGCTTCAATGAAGCAATAGCGTTCTCAATTGTCTCAAGGTCGAAAACGAGATCCTGGAGCCAGAGAGTTGCTCTCTTACCGACAGTTACGAGCTGAGCGGGCTGGAAATGAGTAAAGCCCAAAGTAGGCATAGCCTTATATTCGTCAGCAAAATCAGCGAGCTTTGCGATAACTACAACAAGTCTCTTCTTGATGAGTTCCAAAGCTTCTCTCATTATTATGATGTCTGTATTGTCACCAACATAGCAGGATGTTGCGCCAAGGTGGATGATCGCGTCAGCACCGGAACCCTTGACCTGCTTGCCATAGGAATGGACATGAGCCATTACGTCGTGGCGGCGGATCTTCTCCTCTGCTGCGGCATCCTCATAATCGATATCATCCTTGTGAGCTTTGAGATCAGCGATCTGCTCATCTGTGATGTTAAGACCTAATTCTTTCTCTGCCTCAGCTAATGCGATCCAAAGAAGTCTCCATGTCTTGAACTTCTTGTCAGGCGAGAAGATGTACTGCATCTCGCGGCTCGCATAGCGGGAGTTTAACGGGCTCTCGTATGTGTCTTTAGTCATTATTAAAGATCCTCCAACAATTTATCCACTGCTGTGATTTTAGCACAGATCGAGAGGATTCTGACGGCTTTCTCAATATCTTCGATACCGGGGAAAGAAGGAGCAAGTCTGATATTTGAATCAGAAGGATCCTTGCCGTAAGGATAGCTTGCGCCTGCAGGAGTAAGAGCTACGCCTGCTTCCTTGCACATTGTAACGATCTTTGTAGCCGTACCGGGCATAGCATAGAAGCTTACGAAATAACCGCCGTTAGGTTTTGTCCAGTGCCAGAGGTTATCAAAACCGAGTTCCTCATCAAGTACCTTCTGGCAAGCTTCGAACTTCGGACGGAGGATTGCTGCATGCTTCATCATGTGAGCATAAACAGCCTCAGCATCCGGAAGGAATCTTGAGTGAGCTAGCTGGTTAACCTTATTTGTGCAGATAGCCTGGGCATTAAGGTATTTCTTTGCCCAAGTCATATTGTCCTTATTTGCTGCGAAGCATGAGATTCCGCCGCCTGCGAAAGTGATCTTCGAAGATGAAGCGAACTCATAAACTCTGTTTGCGTGGCCATAGCTCTCGCAGAGGGAAAGCATATCAGGGAGTTTGCCCCATGTACTTCTGTCCTCATAGAGGTGGTGGCATACATATGCGTTGTCCCAGAAGATTCTGAAGTCAGGAGCTGCTGTCTCCATTTTCGCGAGTCTCTCGCAAACTTCTTCAGAGTAAACAACGCCGTCAGGGTTGCTGTAGCAGGGAACGCACCAGATACCCTTAACCTTCTCGTCCTTAACGAGTTCTTCTACAACGTCCATGTCAGGACCGTTCTCAGTCATGGGAACTGCGATGAGCTCAAAGCCCATTGTCTCTGTAACTCTGAAATGTCTGTCATATCCAGGCGCAGGGCAAAGCCACTTCTTGCCTTCAACCTGTGACCAGGGCTTGGGTGAATCGATCTCACCGAAGACCATAGAACGCATGATCGCATCATACATCTGGTTCAAAGATGAAGAATTGCCCATGAAGATATTGTCTTTATCTGTACCCAAGAGATCAGCGAAGATCTTTCTGATCTCTTCGATTCCGGGAGCGATACCGTAGTTTCTGGTATCTTCATTCTTGGCGGTCTTAAAACCGTCCTTTAATGTGTCATATATATCGTTCGAAAGATCGAGCTGGACCGGAGAAGGCTTTCCGCGGGTCATGTCGAGCGTAAGATTGAGTGCCTTGCACTTCTCATAGCGTTCGTTCAGCTCTTCCCTAACCTTGAGGAGCTCTTCCTTTGTCATTTCGCGGTAACCCTTCATGATAAGCCAACCTTCCTAAAATGAAATTTTGCAATCTTAAACTTGCATTTTTGTCAGGGGAATCCCCCTAAAAACCTCAACAATTATAGTCTATTACATTTATAAAGCAATAAAGGAAAATTGCTAAAATGGCATTTACTCCCGTCAAAAATTCATTTTCGGATAAATTCGGCACTTTGCACATCAAAAGGGCACAAAATCGATTCTCCGTATATTACCTTGCTTATCGTGTGTGACCATGCATATCTCGAAAACAATATTTTTATCATAAAGCCCGTTCTCCATCACAAAGTGCTCAGCGGTCCTGATTATCCTGTTCCGCTTAGCACCTGCAACAGATTCGACAGAATCCGGATAATAACCGATATTAAGCCTCGTCCTCACCTCCACTATATGAATATCGCTGTCCTTTTCCGCAATTATGTCTATCTCTCCGACATTATGGACAACGTAATTGCGCCTTAAAACTGTAAAGCCCTTGGCGTTTAGAAGCTTTACTGCAGCATCTTCTCCCTTGGCTCCAATAAACTGCCTGTAGGTGATTTTTTGTATGTTCATTAACAAACCTCTGTTTCTCTGTTTTTTTTGATAATTCGCTTTTTCCTTGTAAACAAATCTTTAGTGACTTAAAATCTAGGTATTAACTTTATAAGGATAGATTATGGCCGCTGGTACTCCAGACATAAAAGGATTCTTTGAAGCACTCGACGAATGCGCCGATTGTAAATTTACGGACAAATTTTTCAAGTACGCCGACTATCTCTCAATAGCCAAGATCGAAGATACCCAGATAATCAGCGGCAGACCCGTATCCAAAAATGTAGACTTTCTGTCCGATAATGTCGGCCAGGAATTTTTCGAAGTAACAC contains these protein-coding regions:
- a CDS encoding DNA-binding transcriptional MocR family regulator, with translation MKGYREMTKEELLKVREELNERYEKCKALNLTLDMTRGKPSPVQLDLSNDIYDTLKDGFKTAKNEDTRNYGIAPGIEEIRKIFADLLGTDKDNIFMGNSSSLNQMYDAIMRSMVFGEIDSPKPWSQVEGKKWLCPAPGYDRHFRVTETMGFELIAVPMTENGPDMDVVEELVKDEKVKGIWCVPCYSNPDGVVYSEEVCERLAKMETAAPDFRIFWDNAYVCHHLYEDRSTWGKLPDMLSLCESYGHANRVYEFASSSKITFAGGGISCFAANKDNMTWAKKYLNAQAICTNKVNQLAHSRFLPDAEAVYAHMMKHAAILRPKFEACQKVLDEELGFDNLWHWTKPNGGYFVSFYAMPGTATKIVTMCKEAGVALTPAGASYPYGKDPSDSNIRLAPSFPGIEDIEKAVRILSICAKITAVDKLLEDL
- a CDS encoding ribonuclease-3 family protein, with the protein product MIKPFIAADLREVSPLVLAYIGDSIYELYARCKSATLGAGSNNKMHNNTVHYVSAEAQAYSARLLQDELTEKEADYFRRGKNSNPHAVSKNANHADYMYATGFEALLGYLFLNNEEPRMEYLIYKSFDICDGVIKNEPKTDTEETEEKE
- a CDS encoding 23S rRNA (guanosine2251-2'-O)-methyltransferase; this encodes MDKGKRRFNQDRKPDNRPARGARSDFKRERPDFKREREDDAFTEQGSTDKLEGRNAVTEALQAGRDFNKIWILKPEGDKPLDHGLIRILDEANKRGIIVTRATRQILDKMSSTHNHQGVIASVAPHKYADLDEIIGKCRDEGRPALLVALDEIKDAYNLGSILRISDCCGVDGVIIPERRSVSLDSMVAKASAGAIEYVPVARVTNLAQTLTRLKEKENFWVCGTDMNADYEYHDADYSGNLVVVIGSEGDGMRDGVRKCCDFTVSIPMTGHVNSLNAAVAAGVVLFEAQAKRHKEG
- a CDS encoding Holliday junction resolvase-like predicted endonuclease, coding for MNIQKITYRQFIGAKGEDAAVKLLNAKGFTVLRRNYVVHNVGEIDIIAEKDSDIHIVEVRTRLNIGYYPDSVESVAGAKRNRIIRTAEHFVMENGLYDKNIVFEICMVTHDKQGNIRRIDFVPF
- a CDS encoding adenylosuccinate lyase, translating into MTKDTYESPLNSRYASREMQYIFSPDKKFKTWRLLWIALAEAEKELGLNITDEQIADLKAHKDDIDYEDAAAEEKIRRHDVMAHVHSYGKQVKGSGADAIIHLGATSCYVGDNTDIIIMREALELIKKRLVVVIAKLADFADEYKAMPTLGFTHFQPAQLVTVGKRATLWLQDLVFDLETIENAIASLKLLGCKGTTGTQASFYDLFDGDHEKCVELDKKICQKMGFEQSYYVSGQTYSRKIDYTVLSALAAIAQSAHKFSNDIRLLQHLKEIEEPFEKNQIGSSAMAYKRNPMRSERIASLSRYVIADVLNPAMTSSEQWFERTLDDSANKRISVPEAFLAVDAILGIYTNVVSGLVVYPKIIEKHINDELPFMMTENIMMEATKKGGNRQELHEEIRQLSMQAGSVVKNEGKPNDLLERIAADPKFGMTMDELLKLRDAKLYIGRCPEQVDAFLTECVRPLIAAHKDDLEVSEVELKV
- a CDS encoding cysteinyl-tRNA synthetase, which gives rise to MKLYNTLTRYKEDFKPIEEGKVKMYACGPTVYNYFHLGNARPFVTFDTLARYLEYRGYDVTFVQNFTDIDDKMIKRANEEGITVEQLADRFIKEYYVDADGLNIKRQTFQPRATQSMKAIIGLIKAMEKNGYTYIIEGDGVYYDVSKKSDYGKLSHYNLDELEAGGGERKASYEGKKNPGDFAVWKFKKEGEPSWGSPWGEGRPGWHIECSAMIKQYLGDTIDIHGGGQDLIFPHHENEIAQSEAANGCTFCNYFVHNAFVNIDGEKMSKSLGNFFTIRDIVKKYPYNVIRFFILLGHYRSPINFSDELLAAAQTSLGRISNCVRNADFLLANSKFEGDAEADKVLEDVIKAAGESFVAHMDDDLNSADAITDIFNLVRQTNTSAQEAKVSAEMLKAARDKIVELTGVLGILLDLEDEIPEEITELANKRAEAKKAKDYAEADRIRDEIQSKGYTVKDVPGGYKIEKAN